The DNA window ACCAAACTAGGTTTTTGAGGAAGATTGTCCCCGAAGCTTGGGCCTGTTAAATTTCTCCCTTCGACCTGGGATTCCAAAATTTCTTTCGGTAGGAATTTCATCTCTCTTTCAAATCTTCTACGATACCGTAAAGGAAATCGATTGCTTTTCTAGTCCTTAGACGAATTTCTTTCTACAATGGATTTGCATCTTGTAGACGTTATCATCTCTCTTCTGACCCTAACAGCAATGGAAATCGTTCTAGGGATCGATAATATTGTTTTTCTTTCCATAGTAGTAGGTAAACTTCCTAAAGAGCAACAGGCCAGCGGCCGTACTATCGGGCTTTTAGCAGCCTTAGGTTTTAGGATCGGATTATTATTCACTGTAAGTTGGCTTGCCAGTCTCACAAACGGACTTTTCCAAGTTGGAAATTTTACGGTAACTGGAAGAGATCTGATCATGCTCGGCGGAGGACTTTTCCTAATTGCAAAAAGTACAAGTGAGATCCATCATAAAATGGAAGAAGGTGAAACCGATCTAGACACAGGATCTGCTCCTTCTTTTTTAAATGTGATCGTACAAATTATCATTCTGGACATTATATTTTCCGTAGATTCCATCATCACTGCAGTGGGACTTTCCGGAAATCTGATGGTAATGGTATTCGCAGTAATCATCTCACTCGTGATCATGCTGATCTTCTCCGGAAAGGTAAGCGATTTTATCAACGAACATCCTACCATGAAAATTTTGGCTCTTTCCTTTTTGATCATGATAGGAGTGATGTTATTGGCAGACGGTTTACATTTCCATATTCCAAAGGGTTATATTTATTTCTCTATGGCGTTCTCACTTTTGGTGGAATTCATAAATATGCGGGTTCGTAAGGCAAATCAATCCCCTTAAGAACCCTGGAATTGATCCTAACTTTTCGATTCCAGATAGCCCAACTCAGATTATAAAGTGGAGAAGACCAGATATTCGGAAGAATATTTCCATTCACTGCAAGTTCTAAGACTTGGTTTCTCCATTTTTTGTAAAGTTTGCCCACTTCTTCCAAAGCTTCTTTAGTGATGGGATCCAAAGAGAAATTCCTGCTTAAGCCGAGTGTATATTCTACTTTTTGAATATACTTTTCCTGCTTCTCCTTTAGTTCTGCGCTAAAGACAGAAACCGCCTTATCATAATTTTTCAAACAAAGCCTGTACAAAATTTCGTGATTCCACCAAAGAGAAGAATCGGGGCTTGCTCCAGGTTGAACAATATCTCCTTCCAAAAATGTTTTTCCAGGAATAGAAAATGGTATAAAAACCGACAAAGAAGGAATCGAACAACCTGTCGCCCAAAACTGTGAGTAAGAAGGATTCGAATCTAGTTCTGCAACAAAAGAAGAAGTGGTTTGGTTGGGAGAAAAAGGACCCCCTGCATGAAGACAAACCGAACCCATGCCGGATTGACTAGGAGAATATCCTATACTTTTAGAAGGAAAACCTCCCTGGCTGATAGAAAGAGGAACACTTCCCTTTTCCTTACCTTCTAACCTTAGTATCTGCATTGCTTCAGCAATACCCAACTTAGAACCGAAAAATTTTCCGCCTCCTGCAACGATCTCTCTTCGAACTTTACATTTACTGAAACTAGTAAATAGAGAATCCGAGAATGCTTCTTTAAAGGAGAAGTTCTCTCCCTTCTTTAACCAACCTTTTGCTCTTGCAAAATCGATCGCGTGAGAATGAAGTCCATCATAATCGGATCCTAGAGTGAGACCATTCGAGATTGCATAAAAACCTTTGATCTTCTTCCAAGCCCAATACCTGTCTGCAGTTTCCAGAACATAAGCTTCTTTAGGATCAGCGATTATAAAACTATTATGATAGAAGAAGTTCCGATTTGAATAACCTCCGCATGCATCCTGGCCAAATCTTTCCAAATATTCTATGATCAGATCTCTTGCTTCCGCAGCAGTATCGGAACGTTCTAATCCGAGGCGTAATAGATCCATTCCGGTAAGACCATCATTCTTTTTCTCGATCTTAAGTTTTGTGAATACTGCCTCGTTCCCGATCACAACACCTTTTGAATTTGCTCCCATCTCCGCTCCCCACATATGAAGAGGACGAGAGATCAAAACTTCCCTTGATTTTTTAGAATTAGGAACATCGATGAAGGTAAGTCTTTGCTGACTTTCCTTGGATATTCTTTCAGGATATCGCACCAGACATTGAGGTTCATTCGGCTCTCTGTCTGAATTTTTTCCGAAGATCATTTTTCCGGAAGAAGTGGAATCCGGAGTTGCTACGAAAGTATCACACATGGGCAGTGATACTAACTCTTCTCAAAAGAAGAGCAAGATGTTTTTTAGTTTAGAGAACTTCCAAATATAGCATGGTCATATCATCTTTAGGCGGAGAAGAATGTAGTCCTAGAACGGCTTCTCCCAAAGAATCCAAAAATACCCTGCCGGAAAGAGATGTATAGTCTCGGACCAGATCTATGAATGCTTCGTTGCCGAAAAATTCTTTTTCTTCTACATAAAACTCGAACATTCCATCCGAGAATAATAAAACTCTATCTCCCGGTTCTAATATAATTTCATAATCTCGATTGAATAATTTAGGAAGTGCAAGTAGTACTGTTCCTTTTCCAGTTAATTCCTGTACAGAACCGTCCGCCTTTATGATAACCGCAGGATGATGTCCTGCATAAGAATAGGTCAGACTTTTTTTCTCCGAGTCCAATCTCATATAAACTGCAGTGATAAAAAATCCACCTATCATACTCATCAAAGATTCATGGATCAGGGTTAAACCTTTAGAAGGACTTTCCGCAACAGGAGCAATCGTCTTAAAAGCCATTACTGCCATCGCAGAAACCATTGCTGCGGAAACCCCATGACCTGCAGCGTCTGCAAAGAAGAAGTCAAGCTCCCCTTCCTTACCCAGATTCGTTTTGATCAGGTCCCCACCCACACTTTCTAAAGGTTTAAAATAAGAATAGATCCTAAAATTCCCAGCTTCCGGAAATTCAAGATCCACAAGACCTTTTTGAGTTTTCTGAGCGATAGCCAATTCTTCCTCTATATTGATCTGGAATTTTTCCATCTGCACATCCGCTTCCAATAAGGTTTCGAATGTTCTCATTCTAAAGCCGATCACAAGAACTGACAAAACCCCGGAAGAGATGAGACCAAAATAATACATCCCTACATCTATCTTAGGGTTTTTTACATGTATCCCGACAAAGAACGCAACCGCTATGAAAAGAAGAAGGATCGCAATCAACACCCTACGATTATTAATAGAAACTCCGGTACTGAATACAACGAGTATCAATCCGAATAAATAGCCCAAATATAAACCATTTACGTATAAAAGATAAAATGAATGGATACTCATCACTGCGAAATGAAAGAGCAAAACAGATTCAGAGTATTTTTTGAATTTTTCGAATTTAAAACTTAAGAATAAAGAGATACAGATGAGAGTCACATGAGAGATCCTCATCCATCTTGGATCAGAGAGGCCTTCCGAAGAAGGATCGCCTAACAATAAACCGAATCCCGCGAAAAAAAGAAAAAGGGACATCGCGAAACGAAATCGCGAAAGAGATTCCTCTGATAAAAATTCTTTTACGCTTGTGATTGCCGGCGTTTCATTTGTTTTGTTGGAAGAATTGTTCCTTGTAGACATCTGGGATCGCTACCGGCTTACCTGTAGAAAAATTAAACCATAACAGTTCCGCTTTTCCAGTCAACACGCATTCCCCTGCCTGATTCCACATGGAACAAACGATTGAAAAAGATCTGTTCTTAACGGATTCCAATTTTACGGAAATATCAATCGTTTCCGGAAAACGAACCTGCTTTCTATAATCCATTTCAATATGAGTAAGGACAGGTCCTCCTTCCATAGGTTTTTGAGGAGATTCCCAAAGGCCCATATCATCAAAATAAGAGGCCCTTGCAGTTTCGAAATATCTTGCATAGACCACATTATTTACATGACCAAAGGCATCCATATCTCCCCAAGCCACTTTTTGTTGAACACTGTACGGGTATCTTTCCGGTTTAGACATAGAGCTAGAAAAATCGATAGGAGAAATTCTGGAAAGGAAAGAATTTAAACGAAAAATTGATTTATGAAATGGTTTGTAATCAGGACTTTTTCAAAAACTGTTTATATTTTTGAAATGCTTCTTCGTATAGATCGGGTGTAGCAGATTCTTCTAAACTAGAAAGAAACACTTCAAACCCGGATAAAAGAGTCACCACTTCAATCTGATTCTTACCATCAGAAATAAAAAAAGCAGACTTTTCAAATCGAATGGACTCCACTTCTTTCCAAAGGATCCTTTTATGCTTTCGAAAAACTCCTTCAGACAAAAGTGCATTTTGTTCTAATACGATTCTATAATTCTTACAATAGAATATGAGTAAAATTCCAGCCAAAAACAGTAGAAAAGAAACCGAGCATACAATTGGGTCCGGAAAACTGAAGATCCCATTCTTCTGAAAAGTAAAATATGTATCTCCTAAAAGGACGATTGGAACTAAGGAGATTAAAAAGAAACCAGCCAATCTATAAAATATGGGCAGCCTCAAATAACGTTTTGTATTCTTTCGAAGCTGAAGCTTATCTGTATGTTTAATCAAATATTCGAACGTATATGTAAGGGAAAATGCGAACACGGACCCAAGTATCAAAACCAGGGCCGCTTCTTTTGTGAACCATTCTATATTTATAATATTCATGATCTAAGACGATTGCAATGGAAGGTTGCCTATAGTCGCTTACGCTCCTGAAGCCAGGCCAATTCCTTTGTTTTTTACATAATGCCAAGTGGAAGGCCTGACTATAGTCGCTTCGCTTCCTGCAGCCGGACAAATCTTTATTTAATCTACAAAAAACTTTTTGGAAGGTCCGCCTGTAAGCCGGATTTTGTACTCTTACGAGCGATGATCATTTATCTTGGTCTTTCAGTTACCGAAAAGACTCTTTGCTCTCTACCCACGGCCCTGCAGAACCAACGATGGCCGCCTATTCGAGATTGCACCCGGGAGGGTTTACATTGCCCGCTTTTTTACAAAAGCGGCGGTGGGCTCTTACCCCGCCATTTCACCCTTACTAGAAAACTAGCGGTATATTTTCTGCTGCACTTTCCATATCCGGTTTCTTACGATCCCGAACTCCGGGAATTACCCGGTCCCGCGGTTCTATGGTGTCCGGACTTTCCTCACAAACTCTCCGAATGAGGGAAAATCCACTCGATCAGAAAAGAAAGCGCGACCATCCGGCAGACCTTCCAAAGCGAGTTTAGAAAAAATCTAAAGAAATGCTATTCGTTTTTTAGGCTTGGGCGACTCCTTCGCTTCGCTCGGACCGGGCTCTACGCTCCAATCAGCGCCGCACCATTTCATGTCGCGTCGCCGGATTTCTGCTTTGATCCCTGTCGCGAGGTTTTTCACACAGAGACACGGAGCCACAAAGAAAGCTTACCATAATAATTCTCCGCGCCTTTGCGTCTCTGTGTGAAAATGCAGCTAATAATGTCGCTAAAATGTAAAGAAATACTCCCCTTATCTTGCAACATTTTCAAGGGTCCGATCTCTAATAAAACAATGTCATCCAAGAATATACAAAAACCTCATCCTGGAAGTTCTGAATTAGCGAGAAAAGCATTACGCTGGTTCGGAAGACTCTATGGATCCTTATTTTATAAAACAGAAGTTTATGGATTAGAGAATGTACCTCAAACTGGAAAGGTTCTGGTACTCTCCAAACACCAAAGGAATGATGATATTCCTCTGGGACTTTCCAAGGCATTATATCATAGAAGAATGGATATATGGGCGATTATGAAAGATTCCCTCGCTGCTCCTATATTCATGGACTATTTTCTAAAATGCGGAGGGATTCCTCTCAATAGAAAAGAACCAAGAAAAAGTAAGAACGATCTTCTATTTGCTAAAAAAGTACTCAACGAAGGCAATATGCTCGTGATCTTCCCGGAACAAACCACCATCCCTTATAAAATGGGAAAAGGCCGCCCGGGCGGATTCAGATTTATTGTAGGAAAACCAGAAGAACCACTAGCAGTTCTTTGCTTGGGATTAGAATATAAGCCCAGAGGATTCTTGCGTAGGACCAGCTTCATAGTCCGAGCTGGAAAACTCAGACACTTTGAGCCGGATATGGACCATGAAGATTTCCTTCACGATTGTATGCATGAGATCGCAAGCCTGACAAATCTCAAATACCCATTCGAACAGGGCAAAAAGACAAACGATCCAAATGGGGATTTAGAACTTCTCGAAACAATCTCTTAATACCTTCCTAATAGGGTGGAAGGAACTCCTAACACTTCTGCCCATTCCCCAAAAAGGCCATAATCGTTAAACTGAGGGCATGTTTCAAACAGCGTGCCAACTGGCCCCCAAACCTCCTTATATCGGAATTTCAGAGTCGAAATTTGAAAAAAATCTAGTTTTTCCCAGAAACTTGGCACGGCGCTTGCACTATATTAGACAAAGCCCCGGCTGGGAGATAAAAAGATGAACAAATTAATTAAAATTGCCTTAATTTTAAGCATCTCCACTGCAATTTATGCAGAACCTGAAACTAACGTGATCGAAAGTTCGCTCAAGAACTACACACCGGAATCAGATGTCCAGCTAGCAAATAAGCTTACTGCCCTGGGTAGCTTAAAACAAAAAACCAGGGACTATGAAGGTGCAATCGCTTTTTACGATCAGTCCTTGGCCGTGAGAACAAAAATCGGTGATAAAGAAAGTTCTGGATATGCCCTGGTGCTTTATCTGAAATCAATCTCCGAATTTCGTCTCGGTAAATCCTGCCAAGCTTTAGAGAACATTAAAGAAGTTATCCATGTATACCAAAAGATTGGTGACCTTGATTCCGCTCTTCACGCAGAGGAAGAAGGTCTTAAAAAATACCAGGAAGCATGTAGCCTGGCTTTTGCGAAACAGCCAAGCCTGACTCTAAACAAGGACTAAGAAACAGCCGGAAATCATCCCATCTCTAGTTCTAACTTCCCTGGTCCGCCCCTTTCGGGGCGGGCGCTTTTTTTGATTTGACTCTGATTTTTTCCATCCTAATCTTACAGGAATTCCTGGGTTGGGATGACTCCCTTTCTTTCCCGTCCAAAAATACGTTTCTTTAGTTTTTTCTGATCCGCATTCGTGCTATGATAAAACTTTGAGAAGCCATAAATAAAAATCCGCGGAGGCTTTACATGAAAATCGTTTTTAATTGGAAAAACTTAGATCATTCCGGAACGGCAGAAGATTATGCCGGAAAAAAATTAGAACGAGTCTCTAAATATATACAGAAGTTAGTTTCGATGGAAATTTCATTCGAACAGGTGCACGGGTTGATCAGCGCTAATTTAAATTTAGCCGCGGACGGAAGTAAATTTAACGCACAACACGAAGACAAAGATATTTATTCCTGCATAGACGGCTTAGAAGATAAGATCGTAAAACAAGTAAGTAAACATCACGATAAAAAAGCCGCTCATTGATGGACCAAGACAGGAAGTACGAAGAAGCGATAAAACATTTATCCGAAGGAGAGTTCGAACTCTCTCGAAACATATTCGACTCCCTATTGGAAGAAGATCCTGAAAACCCCGAGCTCGCCTCGGGGTTTTATATTTCTTCTTTCTGGGATCATAGAATAGATCGGATCCATCTCACAAAAGAAGGAAGAGAAAGAACAGGACTTCTATTAGAATTCCTGAAAGACTTCGATTCAGTTTATAAAAGTAAATCATTTCCAAAAGAACTCTCTTATCATTCAGCTATGAGTTCTATTCTGCAAGAAACCACCGACCAAGTTCGTATCGCTCTCCGAAAAGAAGGAATCCAATCACTTTCACCTGGGCTCATCGCAGAACTTGCGTATAGACTTTTACTTGCAGAAGACACGGATCTTGCATCCGAAGTGTTGAGAGATTCTTCCGGGTTGGAAAGATTTTCTCCCGAATTATTATTTTTCAGAGCGGAATGTACTTATTTAAGTGGGCAACAATCGCAGGGACTTTTGCTCTACAGAGAAGCTTTTCTAAAAGAGCCGAGCGCTATTCGACTGGAATCTGTTCGTTCAGAACCTATCTTCTCCGCTATCCAAATCCTAAGAGAAGAATTTAAAGAAGAAGGTGAACTGAAAGAAGCATTGCCTGTTCTTCTTCTTGAAAGAGGGGTATTCAAAGAGATCCGCAAAATGAGCGATAAGGAACTGGAAGCATATCGTTCCGAATTGTTCAGGCTTAGAGATTCTTTGGGACTTCGTAAGGGAGGAACTGAATTTAAGGTAAAATGTAGAATGATCCAACTCTGTTGTGCATTACTCGATTCCAGAACTTCGATCCTTTATGGAGAAGTGGCTCAAGAAGCAAAACGTATCCTGGATTCTTTAGATCCAGGATTGTATCATAAAAGGTTAAAAGTTACTTAGAAGTAGATTCCAGAACGTGGCGGATTTCCTGAGCCGTTCTATAATCCCCTTTTTCTATAAAGTATTGCTCCAAAGAACCTAAGGTCTTAGAAGCTTGGGGATTTTTGGAAATCTCAAGTAGATGACGTGAATTCAAATCCACATCTACTCTTGCTGAAGAAGGAAGATCCACGAATTCGCGGTCTTCGCCTACTGTGAGAGTTCCGGATCTTTCTGCCAAACTTGTTTCGTTGGAAGAAGAAAAACGACCTACTGTAACTGCGAGAACTAAGATTGCGAGAGCTGCGCTGAGGGAGTATTGGAAGGAACGGTTCCAGACAAAACTGCGGGAGAACTTGGACCAAGAGGTTTCTTCGTCGAAGCGGACATCTTTGAGTAGATTCTCTAATCTCAGATTGAAGTCCTTGGAGAGGTTGATATCCTTCATTTGTTCCGTTCGCAGTTCAGAGACTGCTCGAACAAGAGAGTTTTCCAATTTGACATGATCCGGATCTTCTTTCTGAAAAATAGAAGAGAATCCGAACTTTGTTCCCTGTTGTTTACTTGTTTGTTTTTCCATACCTTACTACCTAAAAAAGCCTTCGCTCTTCCCATCTTTCATAATCAGATGTTTCAAAAATTCCTTTGCCTTAAAGAGCCGGCTTTTGACTGTTCCGATATTCGTTCCGAGAATCTCAGCTATTTGTGAATAGGACATTTCCTCGAAATACCGGAGCTCGATGACTTCTTTGTATATATCCTCGAGTTCGTTGATTTTGTTGATTAGATAGTTACTCTCGTCGGAAAGTTCTACTTTTTTTTCAAAGCTAATACGATCGTCGGTAACCTGGAACTCGGAATCGTCCATGGAATTCTCCCTGGCCCTCTTTCTTTTAGCCAGGAGGTCCTTGGATTTATTTACCACGATCCGGTACAGCCAGGTATATACCCCTGATTCTGCCCTAAAATTGCGTATGGAGCGATATCCTGAGATGAGTGCGTCTTGGACGATATCTTCTGCATCATCCCCATCTTTTACCATGGAGACAGCCTTTCTGTACAATCTTTCCCTATAAGGGCCGGTAAGCTCTATGTATGCCTTGTCATCCCCTTCTTTGATCCGTTTTAGAAGTTGGATTTCTTTTTCTCTTACGGTTTGTTTGCGTTGAGGATTGTCGGTTTCGATCATTAGAAGCCTTTACGACATAGGTAGGCTCTTCCCTGGCCTTTGCAATAAAAATATGACGTAAGGAATTGAGCGCTTACGTATGCGATTTTAGGATTTTAACCTTCTAAGAAAAGATTGATGAGTATTAAAGACTCTGTCAGTTCTAGAGGATCTCTAAAACGTATCCCGTATAAAAACTTTTGTTTGGAGTCCACCTGCTTCGGGATTTTCCAAACTACGTCGCCTAAAAATTCCAAACGTTTGCCGGATCTTCTTTCTATAACTGAACCTTCGATAGGAATGGAGCCCGGAAGATCTTCCCCACTCATTAAAATACAAATGCCCGATTCGGAAATATTACCTAACTTTCCTTCTAATGTGATAAGTCCGGAATCCACCTGCACGATATACTCGTCGAAATCTCTGGGATAAAATCTGGGACTCCTAGGTTTTTGGTCGGGCTCGCTCATCGATAAGGGTTCAAATTAGAAACGAATTCGACAAGTGTCCAGCGTTTTACTTTTTTCAGAAGTCGAAGTAGATAAAAGGGATCTCTCCATCCGGACTTAAGATCGCAAAACAAAATGCAATCAATGGATAAAGAGAAAATTCCAACCAGACTGGGATCTTGAACTCTTTTCCTTTTTCATAAATTAACCAGCCAATATAATGTCCAATGATCACACAGAGTATTGCAGGTACACCTTGCTTTAACATATAAGGTCTAAGTTCTCCGCTTTGATACACATACATTCCGTGTATCATTTTCAGAGCGGATTCTATATTTGCAGATCTGAATATGACTCCGAAGGTGACCGCCACAGCGCTCGCATATAAAACTCTAATAGGGGTTAGTGCCTTATCCCAAGAATCTGAAATTGTAAGGTTTGGGAACCATTTCGCTTTCCATTCTTTTAATACAGATTCTATTAATAGAAATCCGCCTTGGATGGAACCCCAGATAAGGAAGGTCCAATTGGCTCCATGCCAAATTCCTCCCACAAACATCGTGAACCAGACATTGAATCTATGACGGAATAGTCCTACACGATTTCCACCCAAGGAAATATACACATAGTCCCTGAGCCAAGTGGAAAGAGTGATATGCCATCTTCTCCAATGTTCAGTAACCGATTGAGAAATATAAGGCATTCTAAAGTTTTCAGGCAGCTCGTAACCGAGAAGAAGAGCAGCAGAATATGCCATATCAGTATAACCGCTGAAATCACAATATACCTGTACCCAGAAAAGGAATGCACCTAACCAAAGTGCTTCCGTAGAATATACATCCGGATTTTTAAAGATCAGGTCGGCGATGGGAGAAATATTATCCGATAATACAACCTTCTTAAAATAACCCATTAAAAAATAGCGGATCGCTTTTCTGAAAGGGATATCTTCTATCTTCTTTTCTGTTTGTAATTGAGGTAAAAAACTTTTGGCAGTAACGATCGGTCCTGCTACCAATTGAGGGAAGAAGGAAACGAATAGTGCAAATCTAATGAAGTTTTTTTCGGAAGGAATTGCGCCTCTATATACATCTATCGTATAACTCAAACTCTGGAATGTATAAAAGGAGATCCCTACAGGAAGAACTATTTTAAGAATAGGGAATAAACTTTGGAAACCTAAAGTATGCAGGAACACATTTAGGTTCTCACTTAAGAATCCGTAATATTTAAAAAAACCTAAAATGAATACAAGGTTCAGCACTAAACTGATTACGATCAACCTTTTGCGTAAAACTTGATCCTTGGACTCGAAGATCAGATCCGCTAAAAAGAAATCGATTACGGTGGATAATAGGATCAATCCTCCGAATTTCCAGTTCCAGCTCATATAAAAGATATAACTCATGATGAGCAGGAATATATGAATGAGTGATTTACGTAGTTTCGGCTCCGGAATAAGCGCCGGTAAAATATACCAATGGGTTACGAATACGAAGGAGAAAAAAAGAAAAAATTCAAGTGTGGGAAAGATCACGTAGGTTCCCTGTCAGAGGGCAATCGCCCCTAAGAACGGCTTTATAATTTAATCCGTCTTTCGGTCCAGAAATATCGAGACTGGAACTAGGTCAAGGGATTCTCTTTCCTTTATTTGATCGGTTTAGGACAGGAATTTTTCAGTCAAGATTTTGCCTCACAAAAAGGAAGGAAGAATGTAAATCTCTTGCAAGATTTTTTCCATACTTTAATCGTAGTTTCGCATTCCATTCATATAAAGGAGTTCCGTTTTCAATGGTGAAAAACGTTTTAAAAAAAATCATCCTGACCTTGGTACTGGTAGGAGTTAGCTTCGGTTCCTTGGCGAACTGTTTCGGAAAATTCGCGCTTGTTAGAGTTTTCTACAATGCTAACGACGGGATCAATGTAGGCGGTGGCCTTCTTGCAAAAATCGTAAAAACGGTTCTATTCTATATTCCTTTCGGATTTTTAATGGCAATCGGTGGATTTATCGACTTTATTCTTTTCAACTTGATCGAATTCTGGTCTGGAAGCAATCCAGTAGGACTAAACGAGTATGACAAAGAAGGAAGATACGCGAAATCTTTCGAGCAAGACGGAGAAAAACTGACTTTGGTTTATACCGAATTCGGTTCCAGATTGGATCTGACTGCTGTTTCTAAAGAAGGAAAATCAGAAACTCTGACTGCATTCCGCTCTCAGCCTGGAAAATTTTTCGTAGAAAGAGAAGGACAACTTTCCGAGATCGAAGTTACTTCTCAATCAGTAGGATCCCAAGTGATCTTAAAACTGACTGAACAAGGTAAATTAAAATCTTCTAAAGTAGTTGAAGCTCAAAATTTACAAGACCTTCAATTGAGAGCTTCCGAGTCTCTCTAATCTCTAAAGAATGGTCCGTCCTCTCGGGCGGATCATTTTCCTATATATCTACTCTCTATCTTTAAAACGGAATTTTTTCCAAGCCCACGTTTTGCAAACCATCTAGGATTTGCTTCCACTGCATACATTACCTTTTGGGTAGAATGATACAGGACCTGAGTTTGGTTCGGAGCCATTTCGTAAACGTCTACTAACTTCTTATCTTTCGAAAAATAACCGATGCTCAAAGGAATTAAAGTATTCTTCATCCAAAAGGATAAATGATCCTCGCTAGGAAAAATGAAGATCATTCCTTCATTCTCTCCTAATTTTTTACGGAACATCAAACCTCTTTGTCTGGACTCGTCGGTGTTTGCCACTTCTACAAGGAGTGCGTGTTCTCCTATATAGATGGTGGTTTTTTCTAAGTATAGGGGAGAATTGTACTCTCCCCAACCTGCCATAGGAAGACAGATTAAAAACGATAGAAGTAAGAATCTGAAAGTTTTCATGAATCCTTAGAAATTAGGAGGACGTTTTTCTAAGAATGCTCCCATTCCTTCTTTGGATTCTTTTCCAGAGAATAGATTAGAAAATTCCTTTTTCTCCAATTCCAACCCTTTAGAGAGATGAGTATCCAGACCGTTCTGAATGACAGATTTTGCGACTGCGACTGCGATCGGTCCTTTTTTCAGAATGGATTCTGCAGTAGCTTTTGCAGTGGCGATCAGATCTTCACCATCTTTAGTAAGTTTATTTAATATACCAATCCGATAGGCTTCTTCTGCACCGATCATATCTCCTGTGAAGATAAGTTCTGCTGCCCTTCCGTAACCGATTAGTCTCGCAAGTCTTTGAGTTCCACCAAATCCGGGGATCAATCCAAGTGAAACTTCAGGAAGCCCTAATTTTGCTTTTTCGGAACCTATACGGATATCACAAGCAAGTGCAAGTTCAAGTCCTCCACCCAATGCAAAACCGTTCACTGCAGCAATAGAAACTAACCTACTCTTTTGGATGCGATCAAATGTGCTTTGTCCTAAAGCTGCAAACTTTTCAGCTCCGCTCACATTCAATTCTTTCATTTTAGCGATATCCGCTCCGGCCACGAATGCTTTTCCTTGTCCGGTAATGATCACTACGCGGATAGATTCATCTTTTTCTAAATTACTAATCT is part of the Leptospira andrefontaineae genome and encodes:
- a CDS encoding tetratricopeptide repeat protein translates to MNKLIKIALILSISTAIYAEPETNVIESSLKNYTPESDVQLANKLTALGSLKQKTRDYEGAIAFYDQSLAVRTKIGDKESSGYALVLYLKSISEFRLGKSCQALENIKEVIHVYQKIGDLDSALHAEEEGLKKYQEACSLAFAKQPSLTLNKD
- the hpf gene encoding ribosome hibernation-promoting factor, HPF/YfiA family; its protein translation is MKIVFNWKNLDHSGTAEDYAGKKLERVSKYIQKLVSMEISFEQVHGLISANLNLAADGSKFNAQHEDKDIYSCIDGLEDKIVKQVSKHHDKKAAH
- a CDS encoding lysophospholipid acyltransferase family protein; the protein is MSSKNIQKPHPGSSELARKALRWFGRLYGSLFYKTEVYGLENVPQTGKVLVLSKHQRNDDIPLGLSKALYHRRMDIWAIMKDSLAAPIFMDYFLKCGGIPLNRKEPRKSKNDLLFAKKVLNEGNMLVIFPEQTTIPYKMGKGRPGGFRFIVGKPEEPLAVLCLGLEYKPRGFLRRTSFIVRAGKLRHFEPDMDHEDFLHDCMHEIASLTNLKYPFEQGKKTNDPNGDLELLETIS
- a CDS encoding acyl-CoA--6-aminopenicillanic acid acyltransferase, which gives rise to MCDTFVATPDSTSSGKMIFGKNSDREPNEPQCLVRYPERISKESQQRLTFIDVPNSKKSREVLISRPLHMWGAEMGANSKGVVIGNEAVFTKLKIEKKNDGLTGMDLLRLGLERSDTAAEARDLIIEYLERFGQDACGGYSNRNFFYHNSFIIADPKEAYVLETADRYWAWKKIKGFYAISNGLTLGSDYDGLHSHAIDFARAKGWLKKGENFSFKEAFSDSLFTSFSKCKVRREIVAGGGKFFGSKLGIAEAMQILRLEGKEKGSVPLSISQGGFPSKSIGYSPSQSGMGSVCLHAGGPFSPNQTTSSFVAELDSNPSYSQFWATGCSIPSLSVFIPFSIPGKTFLEGDIVQPGASPDSSLWWNHEILYRLCLKNYDKAVSVFSAELKEKQEKYIQKVEYTLGLSRNFSLDPITKEALEEVGKLYKKWRNQVLELAVNGNILPNIWSSPLYNLSWAIWNRKVRINSRVLKGIDLPYEPAYL
- a CDS encoding TerC family protein; this translates as MDLHLVDVIISLLTLTAMEIVLGIDNIVFLSIVVGKLPKEQQASGRTIGLLAALGFRIGLLFTVSWLASLTNGLFQVGNFTVTGRDLIMLGGGLFLIAKSTSEIHHKMEEGETDLDTGSAPSFLNVIVQIIILDIIFSVDSIITAVGLSGNLMVMVFAVIISLVIMLIFSGKVSDFINEHPTMKILALSFLIMIGVMLLADGLHFHIPKGYIYFSMAFSLLVEFINMRVRKANQSP
- a CDS encoding LIMLP_12425 family protein yields the protein MEKQTSKQQGTKFGFSSIFQKEDPDHVKLENSLVRAVSELRTEQMKDINLSKDFNLRLENLLKDVRFDEETSWSKFSRSFVWNRSFQYSLSAALAILVLAVTVGRFSSSNETSLAERSGTLTVGEDREFVDLPSSARVDVDLNSRHLLEISKNPQASKTLGSLEQYFIEKGDYRTAQEIRHVLESTSK
- a CDS encoding PP2C family protein-serine/threonine phosphatase, with amino-acid sequence MLGDPSSEGLSDPRWMRISHVTLICISLFLSFKFEKFKKYSESVLLFHFAVMSIHSFYLLYVNGLYLGYLFGLILVVFSTGVSINNRRVLIAILLLFIAVAFFVGIHVKNPKIDVGMYYFGLISSGVLSVLVIGFRMRTFETLLEADVQMEKFQINIEEELAIAQKTQKGLVDLEFPEAGNFRIYSYFKPLESVGGDLIKTNLGKEGELDFFFADAAGHGVSAAMVSAMAVMAFKTIAPVAESPSKGLTLIHESLMSMIGGFFITAVYMRLDSEKKSLTYSYAGHHPAVIIKADGSVQELTGKGTVLLALPKLFNRDYEIILEPGDRVLLFSDGMFEFYVEEKEFFGNEAFIDLVRDYTSLSGRVFLDSLGEAVLGLHSSPPKDDMTMLYLEVL
- a CDS encoding acyl-CoA thioesterase, producing MSKPERYPYSVQQKVAWGDMDAFGHVNNVVYARYFETARASYFDDMGLWESPQKPMEGGPVLTHIEMDYRKQVRFPETIDISVKLESVKNRSFSIVCSMWNQAGECVLTGKAELLWFNFSTGKPVAIPDVYKEQFFQQNK